From a single Calothrix sp. NIES-2098 genomic region:
- a CDS encoding polysaccharide deacetylase, whose amino-acid sequence MTSNSIKPIRWYLKKTARYGMCLATLPSKQLSLSSNQLTDSPVRVLTYHRFGDSERDPFCVGLNDFQAQMEWIANQNLVVSLTDIENFLAGKKDLPKNAVLVTVDDGHQSLYTNALPILKQYSIPAVAFITTSKIDSASQNNQFRNSDTTEAYLSWKEVEALAEAGVSIGSHAHTHRSLGKISMDEAHQEAVMSREAIEKNLGLKVTSFAYPFGTLADFNDSTTLILKQSGYKLAFTSQHGAINPKLDPLVLPRVKVEGGEPIWMFRLLVSGGLDEWRLIDSMLWRFQQSP is encoded by the coding sequence ATGACATCGAACTCAATTAAACCTATTCGTTGGTATTTAAAAAAAACTGCCCGCTACGGTATGTGTTTAGCAACGCTACCATCAAAACAATTATCGTTGAGTAGTAATCAGTTGACTGATTCCCCAGTGCGTGTTCTCACTTACCATCGCTTTGGGGATTCTGAGCGCGATCCGTTTTGTGTTGGATTAAATGATTTTCAAGCACAAATGGAGTGGATTGCAAACCAAAATTTGGTTGTATCCTTGACGGATATAGAGAATTTTTTAGCCGGGAAAAAAGACCTTCCGAAAAATGCAGTTCTGGTTACTGTAGATGACGGACATCAGAGCCTTTATACGAATGCACTACCGATTTTAAAGCAATACTCGATACCAGCAGTTGCCTTTATCACTACAAGTAAAATTGATAGTGCCAGCCAAAATAATCAGTTTAGAAATAGTGATACTACAGAAGCTTATTTAAGCTGGAAAGAGGTTGAAGCCCTTGCCGAAGCAGGTGTTAGCATTGGTTCTCATGCCCACACCCACCGTTCCCTTGGCAAAATCAGTATGGATGAAGCTCATCAAGAAGCCGTAATGTCACGTGAAGCCATAGAGAAAAATTTGGGGCTTAAGGTAACAAGTTTCGCATATCCATTTGGTACACTAGCTGATTTCAACGATTCTACAACCCTAATTCTTAAACAAAGTGGCTACAAATTGGCTTTTACTTCCCAACACGGTGCTATTAATCCAAAACTTGATCCCTTGGTTTTACCGCGTGTAAAGGTAGAAGGAGGTGAACCAATATGGATGTTTCGTCTGCTTGTATCTGGTGGCTTAGATGAATGGCGATTGATCGATAGTATGCTATGGCGATTCCAGCAAAGTCCATAG
- a CDS encoding signal transduction histidine kinase, which produces MSREQLLQRILLIDANPVDRALTVAALTDNLPGIHIEEIVNADELAQAIASRNFDLAIADYNLPWTNGLDVLRSLKAQISDCPVIMFANSGSEEIAVAAMKAGLDDYVIESPENLTRLVQAVRDVWQSTQTRCQATKSRHCQPTETALQESQQLYQTLVENSPDIIERFDTQLRHLYTSPALTQLTGIPADMFMGKTCRELGLPEAMVNTWEAAAQALLTTGQKQIIEFETLTLNGVRSFEMAIAPELTRDNAIASILCISRDVTDRKAAQIALQRQAQQEQTLNRVFQAIRSSLDLSTIFSTAIAEVTQLLGVNRTSIVQYLPERQCWRTLTSYCKDGSLTDITGLEIPNEGNPFAAQLKQLQVVQINGMDSIKDPINQKIAEIRPPAWLLTPIVVKDKIWGSLSLSKPVEKAPWNQEEVELASKIADQLAIAIQQAQLYQQVQQELSERQRAEAALQQLNQELEQRVQERTTQLKMALSAAKMGTWQLNTETNVVCWSPEEYELFGFQTDAQGRVLDRNGKEISPYPSFELFLSCVHPEDRDYVVQKTRQAIKQGSSFEVEYRLLRDGNVHWLYSRGACVLNQQGQPVRLTGIAMDITNRKQVEAALRRSERWLQNFTQKISAVVYTMVQEANGYTWFEYISPACKSILEVTAEQAMEDASFLVKLIHPEDLPTRAVIMARCIENLEPFFMEYRIITPSGKLKWVQINSQVEARGNGVFAWYGVLVDVSDRKLSEATLRHQARQEQVLRLVTQEIRQSLDLDAILTTAVTEARQALQADRVAVYRFNSNWSGNFIVESVALDWVKLVKPNFKKVWEDTYLQATQGGRYKNHETFAVADIYTVGHQPCHIALLEQFQARAYAIAPIFSGDDLWGLLAVYQNTAPRQWQSWEIELLQQIANQLAIAIQQSELYKQLQIELQERRQIEEQIRSSLKEKEVLLREVYHRVKNNMQMVSSLLNLQARSIDDAAILKLLSESQRRVKTMALVHERLYRSENLARINFATYVQHLVNDLVRSYTSSHSNISVFLEVDELELDLDTAVTCGLIINELVSNALKYAFPNQQGEIILQFWLYDAEYYCLIVKDNGIGIPTHIDPQCTTSLGMQLIYGLTEQLGGTLQLDRQQGTQFKILLRKRL; this is translated from the coding sequence ATGAGCAGAGAGCAGTTATTACAACGAATTCTGCTAATCGATGCTAATCCAGTCGATCGCGCTCTTACCGTCGCAGCACTAACTGACAACCTACCGGGAATTCATATTGAGGAAATTGTTAATGCTGATGAGTTAGCGCAGGCGATCGCATCTCGTAACTTCGATCTGGCGATCGCCGATTATAATTTGCCGTGGACAAACGGACTGGATGTTTTGCGATCGCTCAAAGCGCAGATTAGCGATTGTCCTGTAATTATGTTCGCTAATTCCGGTAGCGAAGAAATTGCTGTCGCAGCCATGAAAGCAGGCTTGGATGATTATGTGATCGAGTCGCCCGAAAATCTGACGCGATTGGTGCAAGCAGTTCGCGATGTCTGGCAGAGTACCCAAACTCGTTGTCAAGCAACTAAAAGCAGGCATTGCCAACCCACGGAAACTGCTCTGCAAGAGTCGCAACAGCTGTACCAAACCTTAGTAGAAAATTCTCCTGATATTATCGAACGCTTCGATACTCAGCTGCGACATCTTTACACTAGTCCAGCCTTGACACAACTTACAGGCATTCCAGCAGACATGTTTATGGGCAAAACCTGTCGCGAACTAGGATTGCCAGAGGCAATGGTCAACACTTGGGAAGCTGCGGCTCAAGCACTACTGACAACAGGGCAAAAACAGATCATTGAATTTGAAACGCTGACACTGAACGGAGTGCGTTCCTTTGAAATGGCGATCGCTCCTGAGTTGACTCGTGACAACGCGATCGCGTCGATACTGTGTATTTCGCGAGATGTTACCGATCGCAAAGCTGCTCAAATTGCTTTACAGCGTCAGGCACAGCAAGAACAAACTTTAAATCGAGTCTTTCAAGCTATTCGTAGCTCCCTAGATTTATCGACAATTTTCTCCACAGCAATCGCTGAAGTTACTCAATTGTTGGGGGTGAATCGAACTTCTATCGTGCAGTATCTGCCAGAACGCCAATGCTGGCGCACTCTAACTTCTTATTGCAAAGATGGATCGCTAACAGATATAACAGGTTTAGAAATTCCCAATGAGGGCAATCCCTTTGCTGCACAACTAAAGCAACTCCAAGTCGTGCAAATCAATGGGATGGATAGCATTAAAGATCCAATTAACCAAAAAATTGCTGAGATTCGTCCTCCTGCTTGGTTGTTAACACCTATCGTCGTTAAAGATAAAATTTGGGGCAGCTTATCGCTATCAAAACCTGTTGAAAAAGCTCCTTGGAACCAAGAAGAGGTAGAACTCGCTAGTAAAATAGCAGATCAGTTAGCGATCGCCATTCAGCAAGCACAACTCTATCAACAGGTACAGCAAGAACTCAGCGAACGTCAGCGCGCTGAAGCAGCTTTGCAACAACTCAACCAAGAGCTAGAACAGCGAGTTCAAGAACGTACTACCCAACTCAAAATGGCACTTTCTGCTGCCAAAATGGGAACTTGGCAGTTGAATACAGAAACGAATGTCGTTTGCTGGTCGCCTGAAGAATACGAGCTATTTGGCTTTCAAACCGATGCTCAGGGACGCGTTCTCGATCGCAACGGCAAAGAAATTAGTCCCTATCCGAGCTTTGAGTTGTTCTTGAGTTGTGTTCATCCCGAAGATCGAGACTATGTTGTGCAAAAAACCCGGCAAGCAATAAAACAAGGTTCTTCATTTGAAGTAGAGTACCGATTACTCAGGGATGGCAACGTTCATTGGTTGTACTCAAGAGGTGCTTGTGTCCTCAACCAACAGGGACAACCTGTGCGGTTAACGGGAATTGCAATGGATATCACCAATCGCAAACAGGTTGAGGCAGCTTTACGACGCAGCGAAAGATGGTTGCAGAATTTTACTCAGAAGATTTCTGCGGTGGTCTACACTATGGTTCAGGAAGCCAATGGTTACACTTGGTTTGAATACATCAGTCCAGCCTGTAAATCTATCCTTGAGGTGACAGCAGAGCAGGCAATGGAAGATGCCTCTTTTCTAGTCAAGCTGATTCATCCTGAGGATCTACCCACTCGCGCTGTCATAATGGCTCGTTGCATCGAAAACCTAGAACCGTTTTTCATGGAATATCGCATCATTACACCCTCTGGCAAACTCAAATGGGTGCAGATCAATTCTCAAGTTGAAGCACGAGGTAACGGGGTCTTTGCTTGGTATGGAGTGTTGGTAGATGTGAGCGATCGCAAACTCTCAGAAGCCACCCTACGCCACCAAGCGAGACAGGAGCAAGTACTGCGACTTGTTACCCAAGAAATTCGCCAGTCTCTAGACCTAGATGCTATCCTCACAACTGCTGTCACTGAGGCTAGGCAAGCATTGCAAGCCGACCGAGTAGCAGTTTATCGTTTTAATTCCAATTGGAGTGGAAACTTTATCGTCGAATCAGTCGCTCTCGATTGGGTGAAACTGGTTAAACCCAACTTCAAAAAAGTTTGGGAAGATACTTATTTGCAAGCAACCCAAGGAGGACGGTACAAAAATCACGAAACTTTTGCTGTTGCAGATATCTACACTGTCGGGCACCAACCTTGTCATATTGCTCTTCTAGAACAGTTTCAAGCCAGAGCCTATGCGATCGCTCCGATTTTTTCTGGAGACGATCTTTGGGGTTTGTTAGCTGTTTACCAAAATACGGCTCCTCGCCAGTGGCAGTCTTGGGAGATAGAACTATTGCAACAGATCGCCAACCAATTGGCGATCGCAATTCAGCAATCTGAACTCTACAAGCAGCTGCAAATTGAACTGCAAGAACGCCGCCAAATTGAAGAACAAATCCGATCGTCTCTCAAAGAAAAAGAAGTTTTATTGCGCGAGGTCTATCACCGGGTTAAGAACAATATGCAAATGGTTTCTAGCCTGTTAAACCTGCAAGCTAGAAGCATTGACGACGCTGCCATACTCAAGTTACTCAGCGAAAGCCAGCGTCGGGTAAAAACAATGGCACTCGTTCACGAACGGCTCTATCGTTCTGAGAATCTTGCCCGGATTAACTTTGCAACCTATGTGCAACACCTGGTCAACGATTTAGTACGTTCCTATACTTCTAGCCACTCCAATATCAGTGTTTTCTTAG
- a CDS encoding TrkA domain-containing protein: MKPRIIVCGLGRTGYKVFRLLRQQGAFVVGIHHKPIPSEAAGDVIIGDLHTAATLTAAGIEQAHTLVITSSDDARNLAIMLQARVLNPQIRIINRFYNTSLAERLDQTLSDHLSMSVVGLAAPVFTFAALGNKAIGQIKLFQQTWPIQEEYIDEYHPWLGRKLSDLWEDRSRMLIYYLPVKGDMDLVAAVLSGQELKLGDRIIVGIQPRTRPIRKSWVRKLLKVCTSLKQFQKHAQSVVAMAAVLLVIILLASLTYVSASLNISFVDALYFAVGMITGAGGNDKVVESAPNSIKLFTVVMMLVGAAVIGIWYAMLTDFVLGNRFKQFWDAARIPQRHHYIVCGLSGIGVRIVQDLHASGHEVVVIETDSNNRFVNTTRGLGIPVIQGDASFRTILKASNIHTAAAVLAVTSNDAINLEIALKAKGLSPSIPVIVHYADPDFAGMAQQVFDFEAVLSPAELAAPAFAAAALGGRILGNGITADSLWVAFATMITQVHPFCGQLVKDVAMSADFVPLYVESSCQTFHGWDLLETQLSPGDILYLTMPANRLYQLWRDERLCEAHA, encoded by the coding sequence ATGAAACCTCGAATTATTGTTTGTGGCTTAGGACGTACTGGATATAAAGTCTTTCGGTTGCTAAGACAGCAGGGTGCGTTTGTCGTTGGTATTCATCACAAACCCATTCCTAGCGAAGCTGCTGGAGATGTAATTATTGGCGATTTGCATACAGCTGCTACCCTAACAGCAGCGGGAATTGAGCAAGCTCATACTTTAGTAATTACTAGTTCGGATGATGCGCGCAATTTAGCAATTATGTTACAAGCGCGGGTGCTAAATCCGCAAATTCGGATTATTAATCGCTTTTATAATACAAGTTTGGCGGAGCGTCTCGACCAAACTTTGTCAGATCATTTAAGTATGAGTGTTGTCGGTTTGGCAGCACCAGTATTTACTTTTGCCGCATTAGGTAATAAAGCGATCGGACAAATCAAATTATTTCAACAAACTTGGCCGATTCAAGAAGAATATATTGATGAATATCATCCCTGGTTGGGTCGTAAACTGAGCGATTTATGGGAAGATCGTTCCCGAATGCTAATTTATTATTTGCCCGTAAAAGGCGATATGGATTTGGTAGCGGCGGTGCTATCTGGACAAGAATTAAAATTAGGCGATCGCATTATTGTTGGTATCCAACCCCGCACCCGTCCTATCCGTAAATCTTGGGTAAGAAAATTACTAAAAGTCTGTACTAGCCTGAAGCAATTTCAAAAACACGCCCAATCGGTTGTCGCAATGGCAGCGGTTTTATTAGTAATTATTTTGCTTGCCTCACTTACCTATGTTTCTGCTAGTTTAAATATCTCTTTTGTTGATGCATTATATTTTGCTGTTGGCATGATTACCGGAGCCGGCGGTAATGACAAAGTAGTAGAATCTGCTCCCAATAGTATTAAGTTATTTACTGTGGTAATGATGCTGGTTGGTGCGGCGGTAATTGGTATTTGGTATGCAATGCTTACCGATTTTGTTCTGGGAAACCGCTTCAAGCAATTTTGGGATGCAGCCCGCATTCCCCAGCGCCATCACTACATAGTTTGTGGCTTGAGTGGTATCGGTGTCAGAATTGTCCAAGATCTCCACGCTAGCGGACATGAGGTAGTAGTCATTGAAACCGATAGTAATAATAGATTTGTTAACACTACGCGCGGACTCGGCATTCCGGTAATTCAAGGCGATGCCAGCTTCCGCACCATCCTCAAAGCCAGTAATATACATACGGCTGCCGCAGTGCTGGCTGTGACCAGTAACGATGCCATTAACTTAGAGATTGCCCTGAAAGCCAAAGGATTATCACCTAGCATCCCCGTAATTGTCCATTATGCCGACCCCGATTTTGCGGGTATGGCACAACAAGTATTTGATTTTGAAGCTGTTCTCAGCCCTGCGGAATTAGCCGCCCCAGCTTTTGCTGCCGCCGCCTTAGGGGGACGCATCCTTGGTAATGGTATTACCGCAGATAGCCTTTGGGTAGCCTTTGCCACGATGATTACCCAGGTACACCCATTTTGCGGTCAATTAGTCAAAGATGTAGCCATGTCTGCTGACTTTGTACCTTTGTACGTAGAATCGAGTTGCCAAACCTTTCACGGCTGGGATTTACTCGAAACGCAACTCAGTCCTGGGGATATTTTATATTTGACAATGCCAGCAAATCGCTTATATCAGTTGTGGCGCGACGAGCGACTATGCGAAGCCCACGCCTAA
- a CDS encoding glycosyl transferase, WecB/TagA/CpsF family protein produces MARNSVISVLKVQITDTSQLGAVEMMESFIKQEPDKVHNIFIVNAHTLNLATDNPEYRDVLNSASVVFADGTGVRWAARLRGKILQSNLVGTDLIPNFFNATSNCGYRYYLLGADPDTIKYAAEYTSKQFPGWTLAGFHHGYIKDDETIEVIEEINSLQPHLLLVGMGNPLQEYWLYKNQHRLKAPVCVGVGGLFDHWGGNLKRASLWVRQLGFEWLQILLQQPGKKWRRYIIGNPKFIVRMVLSRD; encoded by the coding sequence ATGGCGAGGAATTCAGTGATTTCTGTTCTAAAAGTTCAAATCACAGATACATCACAGCTTGGTGCTGTAGAGATGATGGAATCATTTATTAAACAGGAGCCAGATAAAGTTCATAACATTTTCATTGTCAACGCTCACACTCTGAATTTAGCAACTGATAACCCTGAATATCGAGATGTTTTAAATAGTGCTAGCGTAGTTTTTGCAGATGGTACAGGAGTTCGTTGGGCAGCCAGACTGCGCGGTAAAATTCTCCAGAGCAATCTCGTTGGTACTGATCTTATTCCTAATTTCTTTAACGCAACAAGTAACTGTGGTTATCGATATTACTTACTTGGTGCAGATCCAGATACCATAAAATACGCAGCAGAGTATACTTCTAAGCAATTTCCAGGTTGGACATTAGCTGGATTCCATCATGGTTACATAAAAGACGATGAGACTATAGAGGTAATAGAAGAAATTAATTCCTTACAACCTCATCTACTTTTAGTCGGGATGGGAAATCCTTTACAGGAATATTGGCTATATAAAAATCAACACAGGCTCAAAGCCCCTGTATGTGTTGGTGTTGGAGGACTTTTTGATCATTGGGGAGGAAACCTGAAACGTGCCTCATTATGGGTTAGACAGTTAGGATTTGAGTGGCTGCAAATTTTACTTCAGCAACCAGGTAAGAAGTGGCGACGTTATATTATTGGTAATCCAAAATTTATTGTCCGCATGGTTCTCTCTCGTGACTGA
- a CDS encoding NADPH-dependent FMN reductase, whose amino-acid sequence MVKIVGIGGSLRSNSYTQIALQLAAQRVEALGAEVEILDLRQMQLPFCNGGKEYPEYPDVQRLRDTVTHADGLILATPEYHGGVSGVLKNALDLLSFEELSGKVTGMISVLGGQSNSNALNELRLIIRWVHGWVIPEQIAIGQAWGAFNPEGKLLDEKLSQRFDQFAQSLVDNTRKLRGVN is encoded by the coding sequence ATGGTAAAAATTGTTGGTATCGGTGGTAGCTTAAGATCCAACTCCTATACCCAGATTGCTTTACAACTAGCAGCACAAAGGGTAGAAGCACTAGGAGCAGAAGTAGAAATCCTCGATTTGCGGCAGATGCAGCTACCATTTTGCAATGGTGGCAAAGAATACCCAGAATACCCAGATGTGCAACGCTTACGAGATACAGTAACTCATGCCGATGGTTTAATTTTAGCTACACCTGAGTATCATGGCGGCGTGAGTGGTGTGCTGAAAAATGCGCTAGATTTGTTGAGTTTTGAAGAACTGTCTGGAAAAGTCACAGGAATGATTAGCGTGTTGGGGGGACAGTCGAATAGCAACGCCCTCAATGAACTGCGGCTGATTATTCGTTGGGTACATGGTTGGGTGATTCCCGAACAAATTGCAATTGGACAAGCTTGGGGGGCGTTCAATCCTGAAGGTAAGCTACTAGATGAAAAGCTCTCCCAAAGATTCGATCAATTTGCTCAAAGTTTAGTTGACAATACTCGCAAGCTTCGCGGAGTTAATTAA
- a CDS encoding FtsH peptidase, which translates to MTVVGKKALNKQRSAKRVPWTGALAASLILLPGILAGNPALAQKAERNSLSYGELIKKTEKGEVAKVELDEAEHIAKVFLVGQKEPIQVKLLEQNPELINRLKEKNVDFAEVSSANSRAAVGLLINLMWILPLVALMLLFLRRSTNASSQAMNFGKSRARFQMEAKTGVKFDDVAGVEEAKEELQEVVTFLKQPERFTAVGARIPKGVLLIGPPGTGKTLLAKAIAGEAGVPFFSISGSEFVEMFVGVGASRVRDLFKKAKENAPCLIFIDEIDAVGRQRGAGIGGGNDEREQTLNQLLTEMDGFEGNTGIIIIAATNRPDVLDAALLRPGRFDRQVIVDAPDLKGRLDILKVHARNKKIDPSVSLDAIARRTPGFTGADLANLLNEAAILTARRRKEAITILEIDDAVDRVVAGMEGTALVDSKSKRLIAYHEVGHALVGTLIKDHDPVQKVTLIPRGQALGLTWFTPNEEQGLISRSQLKARITSILGGRAAEEVVFGKPEVTTGAGDDLQKVTNLARQMVTKFGMSTLGPLSLENQSGEVFLGRDWMNKSEYSEEIAAKIDAQVREIISSSYQTAKSILEQNRVALERLVDLLSDQETIEGELFRKIVAEHAQVADEKIAVSH; encoded by the coding sequence ATGACAGTTGTAGGTAAAAAAGCATTGAATAAACAGCGATCGGCAAAGCGTGTTCCTTGGACTGGCGCTTTAGCAGCCAGCTTAATCTTACTGCCAGGGATTTTAGCTGGCAATCCAGCCTTGGCACAAAAAGCAGAGCGCAACTCCTTAAGCTATGGGGAGTTGATTAAAAAAACAGAAAAAGGTGAAGTGGCAAAAGTCGAGCTTGATGAAGCCGAACACATAGCAAAGGTCTTTTTAGTTGGTCAAAAAGAGCCAATACAAGTAAAACTTCTAGAGCAAAACCCAGAGTTAATTAATCGGCTCAAAGAGAAAAATGTCGATTTTGCCGAGGTTTCCTCTGCTAATAGTAGAGCCGCCGTTGGCTTATTGATTAACTTGATGTGGATTTTACCACTAGTAGCTTTAATGCTCTTGTTCCTGCGGCGCTCTACGAATGCTTCTAGCCAAGCGATGAATTTTGGTAAATCTCGCGCTCGTTTTCAAATGGAAGCGAAAACCGGGGTAAAATTTGACGATGTTGCAGGCGTAGAAGAAGCAAAAGAAGAACTGCAAGAAGTCGTCACTTTCTTGAAACAGCCAGAAAGATTTACTGCTGTAGGCGCGCGGATTCCTAAGGGAGTGCTGTTAATTGGCCCTCCTGGTACGGGTAAGACTTTACTAGCAAAAGCGATCGCAGGGGAAGCTGGCGTACCATTCTTTAGCATTTCCGGCTCAGAATTTGTGGAAATGTTTGTGGGTGTGGGTGCATCCCGCGTCCGTGACTTATTCAAAAAAGCCAAAGAAAATGCTCCTTGTCTGATATTCATCGATGAAATTGACGCTGTAGGTAGACAAAGAGGTGCAGGAATTGGTGGCGGTAACGACGAAAGAGAGCAAACTCTAAATCAGTTGCTCACGGAAATGGATGGTTTTGAAGGTAACACTGGCATCATTATTATTGCTGCCACAAACCGTCCTGATGTACTTGATGCAGCCTTACTTCGTCCCGGACGCTTCGACCGCCAGGTAATTGTTGATGCACCGGATCTAAAAGGGCGCTTGGATATTTTAAAAGTTCACGCTCGGAATAAGAAAATCGATCCTAGCGTATCTCTAGATGCGATCGCACGCCGCACACCTGGATTTACAGGCGCAGATTTAGCAAACTTACTTAACGAAGCAGCAATTCTCACCGCCAGACGCCGCAAAGAAGCGATTACCATCCTCGAAATTGATGATGCGGTAGATCGGGTAGTCGCAGGAATGGAAGGAACCGCTTTAGTAGATAGTAAGAGCAAGCGGTTAATTGCTTACCACGAAGTTGGACACGCCTTAGTTGGAACCTTAATTAAAGACCACGATCCCGTACAGAAAGTCACGCTTATTCCTCGCGGACAAGCGCTGGGATTAACTTGGTTCACTCCCAACGAAGAACAAGGTTTAATTTCTCGTTCCCAACTCAAAGCCAGAATTACCTCTATTTTGGGTGGTCGCGCTGCTGAGGAAGTTGTTTTTGGTAAGCCAGAAGTAACTACTGGTGCTGGAGATGACCTGCAAAAAGTCACAAATTTAGCACGACAAATGGTAACTAAGTTTGGGATGTCCACTTTAGGCCCGTTATCTTTAGAAAATCAGAGTGGAGAAGTCTTTTTAGGTCGCGATTGGATGAATAAATCAGAGTATTCTGAAGAAATTGCTGCCAAAATTGATGCTCAAGTCCGAGAAATTATCAGCAGTTCCTACCAAACTGCAAAATCAATATTGGAACAAAACCGCGTAGCTTTAGAACGCCTTGTAGATTTATTATCAGATCAAGAGACAATTGAAGGTGAACTATTCCGCAAAATTGTTGCCGAACACGCTCAAGTAGCTGATGAGAAAATAGCTGTGTCTCATTAG